One Hermetia illucens chromosome 4, iHerIll2.2.curated.20191125, whole genome shotgun sequence DNA segment encodes these proteins:
- the LOC119654994 gene encoding general odorant-binding protein 99b-like — protein sequence MKLFIALCAVIAVASAAFNKEEFLKIREECLKSEKVPEAVIEKLKNREYGQDLGHEAKCYIRCLGLKTGIWDDTHGYNVDEAYDDFHSAGLEVSKDNLKKCFTSTGDDDKCVWAAKDLKCLWTNKYATKKE from the exons ATGAAACTCTTCATCGCCCTCTGTGCAGTCATTGCTGTG GCTTCTGCCGCCTTTAATAAGGAGGAATTCTTAAAGATCCGTGAAGAATGCCTAAAGTCCGAGAAGGTCCCGGAAGCAGTAATTGAGAAGTTGAAAAATCGTGAATATGGACAAGACCTGGGCCATGAGGCCAAATGCTATATTCGTTGTCTAGGACTTAAAACTGGAATCTGGGATGATACCCATGGTTATAATGTTGATGAGGCCTACGACGATTTTCATAGCGCTGGATTGGAAGTGAGCAAGGACAATTTGAAGAAATGTTTCACTTCAACTGGTGACGATGACAAATGCGTGTGGGCTGCTAAGGACTTGAAATGTTTGTGGACAAATAAATATGCGACCAAGAaggaataa
- the LOC119655826 gene encoding general odorant-binding protein 99b-like, whose amino-acid sequence MKFLIVLCAVIAMACAITKEQFLMYREECFKSEKVPEAVIEKLKNREYGEDLGHEAKCYIRCLGLKTGAWDDTHGYDIEKTYEHMTEGELVVTKENLKKCFKSSGDDDKCVWAAKDLKCLWTNKYVSKKQ is encoded by the exons ATGAAATTCCTCATCGTTCTCTGTGCAGTCATAGCCATG GCTTGCGCCATTACGAAGGAACAATTCCTGATGTACCGCGAAGAGTGTTTCAAGTCCGAAAAGGTCCCGGAAGCGGTCATTGAGAAGTTGAAAAATCGCGAATATGGAGAAGACTTGGGTCACGAAGCCAAATGCTATATTCGTTGTCTAGGACTTAAGACTGGAGCATGGGATGATACCCACGGTTACGATATTGAAAAGACCTACGAGCATATGACTGAGGGTGAGTTGGTAGTTACCAAGGAGAATTTAAAGAAATGTTTCAAATCGAGTGGAGATGATGATAAATGCGTATGGGCTGCCAAGGACTTGAAATGTTTGTGGACCAACAAATACGTCAGCAAGAAACAATAA
- the LOC119655827 gene encoding general odorant-binding protein 99b-like — translation MKFFIVLCAIIAMASAISTEEFQKMREECFKSEKVPEADIEKLKNREYGLDLGHEAKCYIRCLGMKTGNWDDTNGYDVEKIYTDFRTAGLEVTKENLNKCFKSSGDDDKCVWAAKDLKCLWTNKYISRKQ, via the exons atgaaatttttcatcGTTCTCTGTGCAATCATTGCCATG GCTTCCGCCATTTCTACGGAAGAATTCCAGAAAATGCGCGAGGAGTGCTTCAAGTCCGAGAAGGTCCCAGAAGCAGACATTGAGAAGTTGAAAAATCGCGAATATGGATTAGACTTGGGTCATGAAGCCAAATGTTATATTCGCTGTCTCGGAATGAAAACTGGAAATTGGGATGACACCAACGGTTATGATGTGGAAAAGATTTACACCGATTTTAGGACGGCTGGATTGGAAGTGACCAAGGAGAACTTAAACAAATGTTTCAAATCGAgtggtgatgatgataaatgcGTATGGGCTGCCAAGGACCTGAAATGTTTGTGGACAAATAAATACATCAGCAGGAAACAATAA
- the LOC119655003 gene encoding uncharacterized protein LOC119655003 codes for MQLFIILFAMVAMASAIPKEKYLKYREECFKSEKVPAVVIEKLNNPQYEEDMGHEAKCFIRCMALKIGSWDDTNGYNIDKTYADFQDGGLEVSKENMKKCFTSNPDNDDKCVWADKDLKCLYRNKYVTHKYSIN; via the exons ATGCAACTTTTCATAATTCTTTTTGCAATGGTGGCCATG GCTTCCGCCATTCCTAAGGAGAAATACCTAAAATACCGCGAGGAGTGTTTCAAGTCCGAAAAGGTCCCAGCCGTAGTCATTGAGAAATTGAACAATCCACAATATGAAGAAGATATGGGTCACGAAGCAAAATGCTTTATTCGCTGTATGGCACTTAAAATCGGAAGTTGGGATGATACCAATGGCTATAATATTGACAAGACCTACGCAGATTTTCAAGATGGTGGGCTGGAAGTCAGCAAGGAGAATATGAAGAAGTGTTTCACTTCAAATCCTGATAACGATGATAAGTGCGTGTGGGCTGACAAGGACTTGAAATGTTTGTATAGAAATAAATACGTGACGCATAAATACTCAATTAACTGA